The proteins below are encoded in one region of Enhydrobacter sp.:
- a CDS encoding TatD family hydrolase, with protein sequence MLIDSHCHLDFPELAKDEPGVLARARTAGVAGMLTIGTRLDQFDRVRAIAERHGNVWCSVGVHPHEAKEEGQRSPDRLIEATHHPKVVGIGETGLDFYYDHSPRDEQAASFRAHIAAARATGLPLIVHTRDADAETGDILEEEYAKGAFCGLIHCFSSGSEVARRALALGMYISISGIVTFKAAESLRAVVRGLPIDRLLVETDAPYLAPVPRRGKTNEPAFVAHTAAKVAELKSVSLVELEAATTENFFRLFGKAERPACA encoded by the coding sequence ATGCTGATCGACAGCCACTGCCATCTCGATTTCCCGGAGCTGGCCAAGGACGAGCCGGGCGTGCTGGCTCGCGCGCGGACCGCGGGCGTCGCGGGCATGCTCACCATCGGCACGCGGCTCGATCAGTTCGATCGCGTGCGCGCCATCGCCGAACGGCATGGCAATGTCTGGTGCTCGGTGGGCGTCCATCCTCACGAGGCGAAGGAGGAGGGGCAGCGCTCGCCCGATCGATTGATCGAAGCGACGCACCATCCCAAGGTCGTCGGCATCGGCGAGACCGGCCTCGACTTCTACTACGACCACAGCCCGCGCGACGAGCAGGCGGCGAGCTTCCGCGCCCATATCGCGGCGGCGCGCGCGACCGGCCTGCCGCTGATCGTCCATACCCGCGACGCCGACGCGGAGACGGGTGACATCCTCGAGGAGGAATATGCCAAGGGCGCTTTCTGCGGCCTGATCCATTGCTTCAGCTCGGGGTCCGAGGTGGCGCGCCGCGCGCTGGCGCTCGGCATGTATATCTCGATCTCGGGCATCGTGACCTTCAAGGCGGCCGAGAGCCTGCGGGCGGTGGTGCGCGGGCTGCCGATCGACCGCCTGCTGGTCGAGACCGACGCGCCCTACCTCGCGCCGGTTCCCAGGCGCGGCAAGACCAATGAACCGGCCTTCGTCGCCCATACGGCCGCCAAGGTGGCGGAACTCAAGAGCGTCAGTCTCGTCGAATTGGAGGCCGCGACGACGGAGAACTTCTTCCGGCTGTTCGGCAAGGCAGAGCGGCCGGCATGCGCGTGA